Within bacterium, the genomic segment TCGCGCCTCCTACGACACGGTCCCGCCGCCACCGGATCGCGATGCCGATTTCGATGGCTTAGGATTGCTCTTCGCCCCATCGCTCGAGGCGGCGCTGCCGACCTTCCCGTCATCGCGCTTGCCTCCGTCGGCCGGCGCCTTCTCCGCTGCCTTGCTCGCGCCGTCGGACGGCGCGGGGGTCTTCCGGTAGTCGTTCACGTGAAATCCCGGACCCTTGAAGATAATTCCGACCGGGGAAAACACGCGCCGCACCTCGCGGCCGCACCGCTCGCACCGCGGCGGCGCTCCGTCGACCGCGTGCATCACCTCGAATTGATGCCCGCAGTGGGTGCAGCGGTATTCGTAGATCGGCAACGCCTCCACCCCCATATAATGTCCGCGGCCCCGCCGCACGGTTGGCGGGGCCGCCGCCCTGACACTACTCGTGATTCATTGTCTCCCCGCCCGCCGGGTGTGTCAAGCGCGCGGGATGAGGACGCGGAGTGATGGCGCCGCGCGAGGAGCTTGCCGGGCCCCGGTCTCAGCGCCGCTCGAGCGTCGCGAGCCACACGAATCCCGCCGTCTCACCGGTGTCGGTGCCGAACGCGAGCCGGGTCCCACCGGGCGCCCACACGATGACGAGGGGGGCGTCGGACGCCGCCATCTCCGGCCGATAGTCGCCGACGTGGAGGCGCTGGCCGGTCAGCACGTCGGCGATCTCGAGGTCCGCCCACTCCCCGTCCTGCCGGGCGAAGGCGACGAGCGTGTCCGAGGGCGACCACGCAAGCCCGGTGTAATGGCCCGGCGGCGTCAACACACGGCGGCCGGCGCCGCCGGCGCGCACGGCGGCGACGCGCGACTCCCCTCCCCCGGCGTCCTCCAGATACGCGATGAACCGGCCCGCCGGCGAGGGCACGGGATCGCGGCCGCCGGCGGGAAGCCGTTCAATGCGCGACGCGGCACGGGCATCGGGCCGCAGGAACACAATCCGGTCGGCGTCCCCGCCGCCGGCCGCGGTGACCGCCACGCCGGCATCGCCGGCCAGCCAGATGAGCGACCGCGCAGCGATTCCCGACGGCAGCGAGCCGATCCGGAACGGCCGCTCCGCGTCCCGCAGCGCCCACACCGCCGTGCGGCCGCCGGCGGCGCTGGCGTACACCGGGCCCGAGAGACGGCCGGCACGTCCGAAGCCGCCGCGCGCCCCCACCGGCGGCCAGGCAAAGCACTGCACGCCGCGGGAGGGGACCAGCGGGCGCGGCGACGGATCATCGAGGTCGACCGTCAGCAGCCGGCCGCCCGCGAGCACAGTCACCGCGCCGCCGTCAGGCGACCACGCCACCCGATCGACGCCGGTCATAGCGGTGAGGCGGTGCGGCTCGGCGCCGGCCTGTCCCCGCACGGTCCAGACGGCGTCTGCCGTGGCGAACGCGATCCGCCGGCCGTCGCCCGACCAGGCCGGCGGGCTCACCGCGCGGAGATCGGACATGCGCGCCAGTCCCGCGGACCGGAGAAACGGCGGGCCGGCGCCGATCGGCGCGCGCTCGACGGCACAGCCGCAAACAGATACGGCCGCCAGAATCGCTCCCAGCAGCCGTGTGGGACGAGACGCCCCGGGCGCGCCGCGGGACGCCGTGCCTAGCACACCGCGTATTTACCGGCCGCGAGGTCGCGGCAAAAGACGTTGATCCCGGCCAGTTCGCGGTCGACGACATCGCGAACCTTGCGCTCCGCCGCGCTGCGGCGCACACCCTTCGCGAGGATGACCTGTGCCGCGGCGATGGGCAGGTCGATGGGCTTGCCGATCTGACTGACCATCCAAATGTAGACTTCGCGAATGCCGGACACTTCCTCGTACACTTTCTGCGCGACCTGGTGCGTAAACACGGAGTAGATCTTGCCGACGTGCGAGACGGGGTTCTTCCCCGCGGCGGCCTCGGTGCCCATCGGCCGGTTAATGGCGATCACGCCGTTCACCTTGTTGCCGCGGCCGACCTGGCCGCTGTCCCCCGACTCCGCGGAGGTGCCGAGGACGGATAGGTACACGCCGTTCTGCCCGCGTCCCGGCTCGTCCAGCGTGTTCAGGTCGAACGTCACGCGCTCGAGCGTGGTCCGCTTGCGAAGAAATTCCATCACCGACTCATACAGCCGGTCTTTGCGCCGGAAGTATTGGTCCTCGTCCTCGATAAACCGATCGACGAAGGCCACCGCGGCCGTGAGGCGCAGCTCGGGCCCGAGCCGTACCCCCATGACCTTGACGTCCTCGCCGGCTTCGGGGAAGTCTTCCTTGAACGTCCGCGAGTTGATGTACTGCTCCGTCTCGCGCACCAGGCGCTCGGTTTCGGTCATGGGCCAGTAGCCGACCGCCGCGGACGTGTCGTTGGCCCCCGTGGTGTCGCGGCTGAAGATATCGACGAGCTCGGCGGACCCGGGCTTCAGCTCGAGCTGGTAGGTGACGTGCGGCCCGTCCTGGTCATCCGAACCGCCCGGGTCGACGAATCTCAAATTCTCGCGGATCCAGTGCTTCGCCGTGCGAATCGCGATCTCGCGAATCGGCAGCTCCCGGTCGTCGATCCCGTACGTGGCCCGATCGCCAAAAATGAGGCGCATCGGCTCCTTGATCGTGCCGCCGCCGAACCGTGTCTCGGCGTCGCCGGCGACGAGGAAGGCCTTGTCGATGTTGTGGTGGAGGATGCGGCCGAACTGGCTGAGATACTCCTTGCTCAGCTCCACGGACACCCGCTCCATGATCGCGTCGCAGATCGAGTCGGGATGCCCCACGCCCTTGCGCTCGACCATCTCGACCTGCAGGTCGCCCACGGGCACCCCGGGCAGAGTCTCGACCTTGATGTCACGCATCCGCCGTTCCTCCATCAGCACGCGTCGGCCAGTGGCACCTCACGATCCACTGCCGCCAGGATCAACTGCGCGGTCTGGTGCGCCCGAGCACGCGTCGGCCAGTGGCACCTCACGATCCACTGCCGCCAGGATCAACTGCGCGGTCTGTTGCGCCCGAGCACGCGTCGGCCGGTGGCACCTCACGGCTAGCTGCCCGCGGGCGCGCCGGCGGCGGCCTGTTTCTCCCTGACGACGGCCTCGACTTCCTTCATCAGCCCTTCGAGCAGTTCGGCTTCCGGCAGGCTCGCGACGATGCGCCCGCGCTTGAAGATGAGGCCCATGCCCTTGCCCGCCGCGACGCCGAGATCGGCCATCCGTGCCTCCCCCGGACCGTTGACGGCGCAGCCCATCACCGCGACCTTCACGGGCACCGGATACGCGGCGAGGCGGCGCTCGACCTCTTCGGCGAGGCCGACGATGTCCACGTCGGCGCGGCCGCACGAGGGGCATGCCACGAGAATCGGTCCGCGCATCCGGAGACCGAGCGCCTTCAGCACCTCGAAGCCGGCCTTGACCTCTTCGACGGGATCCGTGGCCAGCGATACCCGAATCGTATCGCCGATGCGCCGCGAGAGAATCGCGCCGAGGCCGACCGCCGACTTGACCGTGCCGGCCCACGTCGTCCCGGCCTCCGTAATGCCGACGTGCAACGGATACGGCATGCGCTCGGCGATGCTCACGTAGGCCTCGAGGGCCATTTCGACGTCGCTCGCCTTGACGGACACGATGATGTTATGAAACTCGAGCTCTTCGAGTATGCGGATCTCGTCGAGCGCGCTATCCACGAGGGCCGCCGCGCACGGCTCTCCGTAGCGGCGCAGCATCTCCTTGGACAGCGAGCCGACGTTGGCCCCGACGCGAATCGGCACGCCCCGGGCCTTGGCCTCGCGGGCGACGATGCGCACCCGCTCCTCGCTGCCGATGTTGCCCGGGTTGAGGCGGAGCTTGTCGACGCCGGCCTCGAGCGACGCCAGCGCCAGCCGGTAGTCGAAGTGGATGTCGGCGACGAGGGGGACGTGGATGCGCGCCTTGACGCCGGGCAGCGCCTCGGCCGCCGCGCGGTCGGGCACCGCCACGCGGACGATTTCACAGCCGGCCTGTTCAAGGGCGAGGATTTGCGCGACCGTGGCCTCAACGTCGCGGGTGTCGGTCGTCGTCATCGATTGGACGGCGATCGGTGCCCCGCCGCCCACCGGGACGCGGCCGATCTGCACCTGACGCGTCTGGGTCCGGTCCATCCGCTTCGCGGCCTCCCTTCGTTTCGACCGGCGCTATTGTAACACGGCCGGCGCGGTCACCGACACGTCACGGCAGGTTGAGATGCACGGGGTGCAGCGCGTCACGGACGCTGAGCGCGACGATCAGGCACACCAGCAGGGCCAGCCCCACGAGGTGGATGTAGCCCTCGCGCGCCGGGTCCACCGGCCGCCGTCGCAGGCCTTCGACCGCCAGGAACACGACCCGGCCGCCGTCGAGCGCCGGGAGCGGAAACAGGTTGAACAGACCGATGATGATGCTGAAGAACGCCGTGAAGTACAGGAAGGTCTCCCCGCCGGCGTGCGCCGCCTGACCGAGCACGTTGACCGCCGTGAGTGGGCCGCTGAGTTCTCCAAGCAGCCGGCCGGTCCGAATCAGGTTGCCAATCGCGGCAAGATAGGTGACCGCGTCGCGGAACGTCGTCCCGGCACCCCACCAGACGGCCCGGGCGGGATCGAGCCGCCCGCGCACCACGGTCGGCGAAAATCCCGTCACCCAGACCTGCTGCTTCGCATCGTACCGGGTCGGCACGTGGACGATGAACCGCGCCGACCCGCGCTGCACGAGGATGGCGAGCGTCCGCTTCGCGCTGCGGTGGATCAGGTCGATCATCTGCTGTCCGTCCTGCATGGGCCGTCCATCGATCGAGATGATCCGGTCGCCCGCCCGCAGGCCGGCCTGCGCCGCCGGATAGTTGGGGAGGACCGTGCCGACCTGCGCGTTCACGCGCAGCGGAATGCCGTACGTCACCGCGACCACGGCGAGCAGCACCACGGCCAGCACGAAGTTCATGACCGGGCCGGCCAGCACGATCGCGAGCCGCCAGAGCACCGATTGCCCGCGGAACGTGCGGTTCGCCGGGACGTCGGGGCTCTCCGCGTCCTCACCGGCCATGTTGACGAAGCCGCCGATCGGCAGGAGGTTGAGGCTGTATGTCGTCTCCCCGCGCGTGACCGCGAACAACCGGGGTCCGAACCCCATGGCGAAGGCGTGCACCGCGATCCCGGCGCGCTTCGCCACAATCAGGTGGCCCAACTCGTGGACCAGAATCATCAACTCGAGAGCCAGCAAGGCCAGGATGATCGTCACATCTCGTCCCCCGTTTCGTCGATCACATCGAACGCCGGCCGGCGCTGCGGCGTGAGCCGGGACCGCGGCCGCTCTCGGCGGCGGCCGCCGCCTCCACGGCCGCGCGGGCTTCGCCGTCGGCCGCCAGCACGTCGTCGATCGAGACGACGGCGTGCGGCACGTGGGCCTCCAGCGCGCGGCGGACGGCCGCCGCAATCTCCGTGAAGCCGATACGCCCGTCCAGAAAGAGGTGGACCGCCGCTTCGTTCGCCGCGTTCAGCGCCGCCGGGGCGGTCCCCCCGCGGCGCAGCGCCTCACGGGCCAGGCCGAGGCACGGGAACCGCGCTTCGTCGGGCGGTTCGAACGCGAGCGCGCCGAGCGTCCGCAGGTCGAGGCGCTCCACCGCGTGCGGCAGGCGGTGAGGATACGTGAGCACATACTGGATCGGCAGACGCATGTCGCGCGGTCCGAGCTGCGCCAGGATCGATCCGTCGACGAGCTCCACGCACGAGTGCACGATGCTCTGCGGGTGCACGACCACGTCGATCCGGTCCGGCGCGACTCCGAAGAGCCAGTGCGCCTCGATGATCTCGAGGCCCTTGTTCATCAGGGTGGCGGAATCGACGGTGACC encodes:
- a CDS encoding FmdB family zinc ribbon protein codes for the protein MPIYEYRCTHCGHQFEVMHAVDGAPPRCERCGREVRRVFSPVGIIFKGPGFHVNDYRKTPAPSDGASKAAEKAPADGGKRDDGKVGSAASSDGAKSNPKPSKSASRSGGGGTVS
- a CDS encoding methionine adenosyltransferase, translating into MRDIKVETLPGVPVGDLQVEMVERKGVGHPDSICDAIMERVSVELSKEYLSQFGRILHHNIDKAFLVAGDAETRFGGGTIKEPMRLIFGDRATYGIDDRELPIREIAIRTAKHWIRENLRFVDPGGSDDQDGPHVTYQLELKPGSAELVDIFSRDTTGANDTSAAVGYWPMTETERLVRETEQYINSRTFKEDFPEAGEDVKVMGVRLGPELRLTAAVAFVDRFIEDEDQYFRRKDRLYESVMEFLRKRTTLERVTFDLNTLDEPGRGQNGVYLSVLGTSAESGDSGQVGRGNKVNGVIAINRPMGTEAAAGKNPVSHVGKIYSVFTHQVAQKVYEEVSGIREVYIWMVSQIGKPIDLPIAAAQVILAKGVRRSAAERKVRDVVDRELAGINVFCRDLAAGKYAVC
- a CDS encoding M50 family metallopeptidase — encoded protein: MTIILALLALELMILVHELGHLIVAKRAGIAVHAFAMGFGPRLFAVTRGETTYSLNLLPIGGFVNMAGEDAESPDVPANRTFRGQSVLWRLAIVLAGPVMNFVLAVVLLAVVAVTYGIPLRVNAQVGTVLPNYPAAQAGLRAGDRIISIDGRPMQDGQQMIDLIHRSAKRTLAILVQRGSARFIVHVPTRYDAKQQVWVTGFSPTVVRGRLDPARAVWWGAGTTFRDAVTYLAAIGNLIRTGRLLGELSGPLTAVNVLGQAAHAGGETFLYFTAFFSIIIGLFNLFPLPALDGGRVVFLAVEGLRRRPVDPAREGYIHLVGLALLVCLIVALSVRDALHPVHLNLP